In one window of Ostrinia nubilalis chromosome 19, ilOstNubi1.1, whole genome shotgun sequence DNA:
- the LOC135081251 gene encoding carboxypeptidase B-like: MCYVTAVRMNVFVFLLLFVKILCVTGKYNWDYKGYKVYNVDLKTEDQEKQFHRLKSDAVDYWRKPSVKHGVVGQAMVPPSHEEWFEEQLELLGVEKDIAIEDVYDYLAEKDSNVVRIARNDADGGASDDNGPEDDDDIEDSGEQDIGSEENVSEDDDDESVDDFDFTDYYRYDKILAHLYRLQESYTNSTTSLEVIEFGRTEENRPLVYLKLTNMNNQIDIQKPVIVVEAGIIPREWITIPVSFYVVEKVLDEATFLDDFEWVIIPVLNPDGYEYTHTNLRFWTKSRSTNSNLGFICPGVNINRNFDIDWLNFDSSSSACSHLFAGVSPFSEIESQLVRFIIEEFGSRLRMYISLQNTGGFISYPWHYERAASGMFRQHLLLGRDMLAAMEDEYSLDIAAEATGDRVSGTSTDYARNATVLYTFNVDVVPRGTDAVLVPKEEIVDIAEDVFRAVSVAANGVL, from the exons ATGTGTTATGTCACTGCGGTCAGAATGAACgtgtttgtgtttttattgttgtttgtAAAGATTTTGTGCGTGACCGGCAAGTACAATTGGGATTATAAAGG ATACAAAGTCTACAATGTGGACCTGAAGACCGAAGACCAAGAAAAGCAGTTCCATCGGCTGAAGAGTGACGCCGTGGACTATTGGCGGAAACCCTCAGTAAAGCATGGTGTGGTGGGCCAAGCTATGGTGCCGCCTTCCCATGAAGAATGGTTTGAAGAACAGCTCGAGTTATTGGGGGTAGAAAAAGATATCGCTATTGAAGATGTTTATGA TTATTTAGCCGAGAAAGACTCAAATGTGGTGAGAATAGCTCGCAATGATGCTGACGGCGGTGCTTCTGATGATAATGGCCCTGAGGATGATGACGACATTGAAGACAGTGGCGAGCAAGACATTGGCTCTGAAGAAAATGTCTCTGAGGACGATGACGACGAATCTGTGGATGACTTTGATTTTACGGATTACTATCGGTATGATAAG ATTCTCGCCCATTTATACCGCCTACAAGAATCTTACACTAATTCAACTACTTCCTTAGAAGTTATCGAATTTGGTCGCACTGAAGAAAACCGACCTTTAGTTTATTTGAAACTAACAAACATGAACAATCAGATAGACATACAAAAACCCGTTATAGTGGTCGAAGCAGGGATTATACCTCGAGAATGGATTACTATACCCGTTTCTTTCTATGTGGTTGAAAAAGTTTTGGATGAAGCTACGTTTTTGGATGACTTTGAATGGGTGATCATTCCTGTATTGAATCCTGATGGATACGAGTACACGCATACTAAT CTTCGTTTCTGGACCAAATCCAGGAGCACCAACAGCAACTTGGGCTTCATCTGCCCCGGAGTGAACATCAACCGTAACTTCGACATCGACTGGTTGAATTTCGATTCCAGCTCCAGTGCTTGCAGCCACCTCTTTGCTGGAGTCAGTCCTTTCTCAGAAATCGAGAGCCAACTCGTACGATTCATCATCGAAGAGTTTGGAAGTCGATTGAGGATGTATATCTCTTTGCAAAACACAGGAGGCTTCATTTCATATCCTTGGCATTACGAAAGGGCTGCCAGTGGGATGTTCAGACAACACCTGCTCTTAGGCAGGGACATGTTAGCTGCTATGGAAGATGAATACTCCTTAGATATTGCTGCAGAAGCTACAGGCGACAGAGTTTCAGGAACGAGCACAGATTATGCTAGAAATGCAACTGTATTATACACTTTTAATGTAGATGTTGTGCCTAGAGGCACCGATGCAGTTTTAGTACCGAAGGAAGAAATAGTCGATATTGCAGAAGATGTGTTTAGAGCTGTGTCTGTGGCTGCCAATGGTGTACTTTGA